Proteins co-encoded in one Pongo pygmaeus isolate AG05252 chromosome 23, NHGRI_mPonPyg2-v2.0_pri, whole genome shotgun sequence genomic window:
- the PEX26 gene encoding peroxisome assembly protein 26 isoform X3: MPPALSGSSLEVKCSLCVVGIQALAEMDRWQEVLSWVLQYYQVPEKLPPKVLELCILLYSKMQEPGAVLDVVGAWLQDPANQNLPEYGALAEFHVQRVLLPLGCLSEAEELVVGSAAFGEERRLDVLQAIHTARQQQKREHSGSEEAQKPNQEGSVSHKFLSLPMLVRQLWDSAVSHFFSLPFKKSLLAALILCLLVVRFDPASPSSLRFLYKLAQLFRWIRKAAFSRLYQLRIRD; the protein is encoded by the exons ATGCCACCAGCCTTGTCTGGCAG CTCCTTGGAGGTGAAGTGCTCCCTGTGTGTTGTGGGGATCCAGGCCCTGGCAGAAATGGATCGGTGGCAAGAAGTCCTCTCCTGGGTCCTTCAGTATTACCAGGTCCCTGAAAAGCTACCCCCCAAAGTCCTGGAGCTGTG CATTCTTTTATACAGCAAAATGCAAGAGCCTGGAGCTGTGCTGGATGTGGTGGGTGCCTGGCTCCAAGACCCAGCCAACCAAAACCTTCCAGAATATGGAGCCTTGGCAGAATTTCACGTGCAGCGGGTGCTGCTGCCTCTGGGCTGCTTATCGGAGGCTGAGGAGCTAGTGGTGGGCTCTGCAGCCTTTGGTGAGGAGCGGCGACTGGATGTACTTCAGGCCATTCACACAGCGAGGCAGCAGCAGAAACGGGAACACTCAGGCTCTGAGGAGGCCCAGAAGCCAAACCAGGAAG GCTCTGTCTCCCACAAGTTCCTGTCACTACCGATGTTGGTTCGCCAGCTTTGGGACTCTGCAGTGAGCCACTTCTTTTCTCTGCCCTTCAAAAAGAGCCTCCTGGCTGCCTTGATCCTCTGTCTCCTGGTGGTGAGGTTTGATCCAG cttccccttcctccctgcgCTTCCTCTACAAGCTGGCCCAGCTCTTCCGCTGGATCCGGAAGGCTGCATTTTCTCGCCTCTACCAGCTCCGCATCCGTGACTGA
- the PEX26 gene encoding peroxisome assembly protein 26 isoform X1, translating to MKSDSSTSAAPLRGLGGPLRSSEPVRAVPARAPAVDLLEEAADLLVVHLDFRAALETCERAWQSLANHAVAEEPAGTSLEVKCSLCVVGIQALAEMDRWQEVLSWVLQYYQVPEKLPPKVLELCILLYSKMQEPGAVLDVVGAWLQDPANQNLPEYGALAEFHVQRVLLPLGCLSEAEELVVGSAAFGEERRLDVLQAIHTARQQQKREHSGSEEAQKPNQEGSVSHKFLSLPMLVRQLWDSAVSHFFSLPFKKSLLAALILCLLVVRFDPASPSSLRFLYKLAQLFRWIRKAAFSRLYQLRIRD from the exons ATGAAGAGCGATTCCTCGACCTCTGCAGCTCCCCTCAGGGGACTCGGGGGACCCCTGCGCAGCAGCGAGCCGGTGCGCGCCGTCCCGGCCCGGGCGCCGGCCGTGGACCTTCTGGAGGAGGCGGCCGACCTCCTGGTCGTGCACCTGGACTTCCGGGCGGCGCTGGAGACCTGCGAGCGGGCCTGGCAGAGTCTGGCCAACCACGCCGTGGCAGAGGAACCCGCGGGCAC CTCCTTGGAGGTGAAGTGCTCCCTGTGTGTTGTGGGGATCCAGGCCCTGGCAGAAATGGATCGGTGGCAAGAAGTCCTCTCCTGGGTCCTTCAGTATTACCAGGTCCCTGAAAAGCTACCCCCCAAAGTCCTGGAGCTGTG CATTCTTTTATACAGCAAAATGCAAGAGCCTGGAGCTGTGCTGGATGTGGTGGGTGCCTGGCTCCAAGACCCAGCCAACCAAAACCTTCCAGAATATGGAGCCTTGGCAGAATTTCACGTGCAGCGGGTGCTGCTGCCTCTGGGCTGCTTATCGGAGGCTGAGGAGCTAGTGGTGGGCTCTGCAGCCTTTGGTGAGGAGCGGCGACTGGATGTACTTCAGGCCATTCACACAGCGAGGCAGCAGCAGAAACGGGAACACTCAGGCTCTGAGGAGGCCCAGAAGCCAAACCAGGAAG GCTCTGTCTCCCACAAGTTCCTGTCACTACCGATGTTGGTTCGCCAGCTTTGGGACTCTGCAGTGAGCCACTTCTTTTCTCTGCCCTTCAAAAAGAGCCTCCTGGCTGCCTTGATCCTCTGTCTCCTGGTGGTGAGGTTTGATCCAG cttccccttcctccctgcgCTTCCTCTACAAGCTGGCCCAGCTCTTCCGCTGGATCCGGAAGGCTGCATTTTCTCGCCTCTACCAGCTCCGCATCCGTGACTGA
- the PEX26 gene encoding peroxisome assembly protein 26 isoform X2 translates to MKSDSSTSAAPLRGLGGPLRSSEPVRAVPARAPAVDLLEEAADLLVVHLDFRAALETCERAWQSLANHAVAEEPAGTSLEVKCSLCVVGIQALAEMDRWQEVLSWVLQYYQVPEKLPPKVLELCILLYSKMQEPGAVLDVVGAWLQDPANQNLPEYGALAEFHVQRVLLPLGCLSEAEELVVGSAAFGEERRLDVLQAIHTARQQQKREHSGSEEAQKPNQEASPSSLRFLYKLAQLFRWIRKAAFSRLYQLRIRD, encoded by the exons ATGAAGAGCGATTCCTCGACCTCTGCAGCTCCCCTCAGGGGACTCGGGGGACCCCTGCGCAGCAGCGAGCCGGTGCGCGCCGTCCCGGCCCGGGCGCCGGCCGTGGACCTTCTGGAGGAGGCGGCCGACCTCCTGGTCGTGCACCTGGACTTCCGGGCGGCGCTGGAGACCTGCGAGCGGGCCTGGCAGAGTCTGGCCAACCACGCCGTGGCAGAGGAACCCGCGGGCAC CTCCTTGGAGGTGAAGTGCTCCCTGTGTGTTGTGGGGATCCAGGCCCTGGCAGAAATGGATCGGTGGCAAGAAGTCCTCTCCTGGGTCCTTCAGTATTACCAGGTCCCTGAAAAGCTACCCCCCAAAGTCCTGGAGCTGTG CATTCTTTTATACAGCAAAATGCAAGAGCCTGGAGCTGTGCTGGATGTGGTGGGTGCCTGGCTCCAAGACCCAGCCAACCAAAACCTTCCAGAATATGGAGCCTTGGCAGAATTTCACGTGCAGCGGGTGCTGCTGCCTCTGGGCTGCTTATCGGAGGCTGAGGAGCTAGTGGTGGGCTCTGCAGCCTTTGGTGAGGAGCGGCGACTGGATGTACTTCAGGCCATTCACACAGCGAGGCAGCAGCAGAAACGGGAACACTCAGGCTCTGAGGAGGCCCAGAAGCCAAACCAGGAAG cttccccttcctccctgcgCTTCCTCTACAAGCTGGCCCAGCTCTTCCGCTGGATCCGGAAGGCTGCATTTTCTCGCCTCTACCAGCTCCGCATCCGTGACTGA